Proteins encoded in a region of the Enoplosus armatus isolate fEnoArm2 chromosome 16, fEnoArm2.hap1, whole genome shotgun sequence genome:
- the oxnad1 gene encoding oxidoreductase NAD-binding domain-containing protein 1: protein MSVPCVLSSAARSFSLPCPAAGLLCCRLLGPSSVTRRNMSSKRQMDHLERTASNSRQNALYPAEVCGIINESETVKRLRIAVHPDFTFKAGQWVDFFIPGVEKVGGFSMCSSPGLLQREGVVELAVKYTKHPPAHWVHTACTVGSQVAMRVGGDFFFDPSPSDLSVDLLLVAGGVGINPLYSILLHTTDLLHLNHASGGRDYNIGSAHLCYSAKNTQELLFKSSIIEACREFPDKFSCDFHITQQSTDVNPDLQPFLNRGRITEEELRGHVDPQRTLCFLCGPPPMIEAISKTLMDFGLPKDRILFEKWW, encoded by the exons ATGAGCGTCCCCTGTGTCTTGTCCTCCGCCGCCCGAAGCTTCAGCCTGCCTTGTCCGGCCGCCGGCCTGCTCTGCTGCCGGCTGCTGGGCCCCAGCTCCGTCACAAG AAGAAACATGTCCTCCAAAAGGCAAATGGACCATCTAGAGAGAACAGCGAGCAACTCCAGACAAAAT GCTCTGTATCCAGCTGAAGTATGTGGCATCATAAACGAATCAGAGACGGTGAAACGTTTGAGAATAGCTGTCCATCCAGACTTCACCTTCAAAGCAGGACAGTG ggtggATTTCTTCATCCCCGGCGTGGAGAAGGTCGGAGGTTTCTCCATGTGCTCCAGCCCGGGTTTGCTGCAGAGGGAGGGCGTCGTTGAACTGGCCGTCAAATACACCAAACACCCACCAGCACACTGGGTTCACACCGCG tGTACAGTGGGCTCCCAGGTGGCCATGCGTGTCGGTGGGGACTTCTTCTTCGACCCGTCGCCCTCTGACCTGTCTGTAGATTTGCTTCTGGTGGCCGGCGGCGTCGGGATCAACCCCCTGTACTCCATCCTGTTGCACACCACAGATCTGCTGCATCTCAACCATGCCTCTGGTGGACGGGACTACAACATAGGCTCTGCCCACCTCTGCTACAGCGCCAAGAACACACAGGAACTGCTCTTTAAG AGCTCCATCATCGAGGCGTGTCGGGAGTTCCCTGACAAGTTCTCCTGTGACTTCCACATCACGCAACAGAGCACAGATGTCAACCCAGACCTCCAGCCGTTTCTCAACC GCGGGAGAATTACAGAGGAGGAATTGCGGGGTCATGTGGACCCGCAGAGgactttgtgtttcctgtgcgGCCCCCCGCCAATGATCGAAGCAATTTCAAAAACCCTCATGGACTTCGGCCTCCCGAAAGACAGAATCCTCTTTGAGAAGTGGTGGTAG
- the rftn1a gene encoding raftlin codes for MGCRLPKLRKAEESRSPGNIYSTLRRPQVETKVGVAYTYHFLDFLLGKEEVPVSSVLCLSSVRELPVQVRELYAQGFVLVAVHPFVHPCGPHHAHIQRQLHRAVLVRETPSSEKSQLRWGRHRLETDVCVAGHQAADPEVIQSYVKRIQDVAEQGVMFVGFLQQPGGGPCFLGHWDPEELSSLHSSPSPIHRHPFSANTSPTDPTEPLHNDIESDHHHFEPQELDHEGIEHNMRDHEPLVPREPDFSLLKPIQSLELNQEESSEQIQTLEITLKESLGSTNQPQDHSKPSVDSVQGCPHQNQAEAQGNQLCPSPPEAAGIIIQQKGQLPDLKEYTEKHFNLSNQRERQSSSSDSWLSSPELDQNHERKANYTCTDRVTTHNNNHIRLKSSEKDKNSTSPPAPGRMQLFALYNHTGELNTSLRFYSLRVPLRVQKEAGLITEVDTHWLDHMTQHFTSGAHLIDGFFHLGDDNDNGVSSVDSVFIFQSSAEETTSISYDAIVVEQWTVVDGVVVKTDYIPLLQSLAPYGWRLMCVLPTPIVKTNSDGSLSTKQILFLQRPILQRKRKDFKMLNLRGRTKAKKKSTGDAQEERENRSPVMETEMDRLGRNTKEEEEEAEGRKSRDSGRSEGASLQKGGEESEEDHQKGISFLSGSRASVEEQEEETDIDEIPASKQEKSVRWTDVCQSDDGGVKEEVKTEERIKQQLFSGVC; via the exons AGGTGCCGGTGTCATCGGTGCTTTGTCTCTCGTCGGTCCGAGAGCTGCCGGTTCAGGTCAGGGAACTCTATGCGCAGGGTTTTGTCCTGGTCGCTGTCCATCCGTTTGTCCATCCCTGTGGCCCTCACCACGCACACATCCAGCGCCAGCTCCACCGGGCTGTGCTGGTCCGAGAGACGCCAAG TTCAGAGAAAAGCCAACTGAGGTGGGGAAGACATCGTCTggagacagatgtgtgtgtggcaggtcaCCAGGCAGCTGACCCAGAAGTGATCCAGAGCTATGTCAAGAGG ATCCAGGATGTAGCAGAGCAAGGGGTAATGTTTGTGGGCTTTCTCCAGCAGCCGGGCGGAGGACCCTGCTTCTTGGGGCACTGGGACCCTGAAGAGCTGTCCTCTTTACATTCAAGCCCTTCACCCATACATCGACACCCCTTCAGTGCCAACACCAGCCCAACAGATCCCACAGAACCACTTCATAATGACATAGAATCTGACCACCACCACTTTGAACCTCAAGAGTTAGATCATGAAGGCATAGAACATAACATGCGGGACCACGAGCCTTTGGTGCCAAGAGAACCAGACTTCAGTCTTCTGAAACCCATCCAGAGTTTAGAGCTTAACCAAGAAGAGTCCAGTGAGCAAATCCAGACCTTAGAGATCACCCTCAAAGAGTCACTGGGATCTACAAACCAACCTCAAGATCACAGCAAACCCAGTGTAGACTCAGTACAGGGATGTCCACATCAAAACCAAGCAGAAGCCCAAGGGAACCAGCTGTGTCCCAGCCCTCCTGAAGCTGCAGGTATAATCATACAGCAGAAGGGCCAACTACCAGACCTCAAAGaatacacagagaaacattttaacCTCTCcaaccagagagaaagacaaagttCAAGCTCAGACAGCTGGCTCAGTTCTCCAGAACTGGATCAAAACCATGAAAGAAAGGCTAACTATACCTGTACAGACAGGGTGacgacacacaacaacaaccataTCCGCCTCAAGAGTTCAGAGAAAGATAAGAATTCAACCTCACCACCAGCACCGGGTA GGATGCAGCTCTTTGCCTTGTACAACCACACAGGGGAGCTGAACACTTCTCTGAGGTTCTACTCACTCAGGGTGCCACTGCGAGTACAAAAGGAAGCAGGGCTAATCACAGAAGTTGACACACACTGGCTTGACCACATGACTCAGCATTTCACCAGTGGCGCGCACCTCATCGATGGTTTTTTCCACCTTGGAGACGATAACG ACAATGGGGTTTCATCTGTGGATAGTGTGTTCATCTTCCAGAGCTCTGCAGAGGAGACCACAAGCATCTCCTACGACGCCATCGTGGTTGAGCAGTGGACCGTTGTTGAT GGTGTTGTGGTGAAGACGGACTACATCCCTTTGCTCCAGTCTTTGGCTCCGTATGGATGGaggctgatgtgtgtgttacccaCACCAATTGTCAAGACCAACAG TGACGGGAGTTTGTCGACCAAGCAAATCCTCTTCCTTCAGAGACCCATTTTGCAGCgcaagagaaaagacttcaaG ATGCTGAACCTCAGGGGTCGCACCAAGGCAAAGAAAAAATCTACTGGAGATgcacaagaggagagagagaacaggtcCCCTGtgatggagacagagatggaCAGGTTaggaagaaacacaaaagaggaggaagaagaggcagaggggaggaagagcagggacAGCGGAAGGAGCGAAGGAGCGAGCCTTCAGAaaggtggagaggagagtgaagaggaTCATCAAAAGGGCATCTCGTTCCTATCGGGGAGCAGGGCTTCTGTggaagagcaggaagaggaaactgACATCGACGAGATCCCAGCGTCCAAGCAGGAGAAGTCGGTGAGATGGACAGATGTGTGTCAGAGCGATGATGGAGGGGTcaaggaggaggtgaagacggaggagaggatcaaacagcagctgttttccGGCGTCTGTTGA
- the LOC139298873 gene encoding proline-rich protein 15-like produces MTERTQWWKAFLPKKKSGGSKDTASSQTFGPDFDPFAQKQKEPAAPKSTADQSLASHQESSKSSSLFNDDTYDDSHLESVFNEQTCRRNMNVSRSGRFKEKRRVRSRLPIEKKETESVASGKDDIR; encoded by the coding sequence ATGACAGAGAGGACCCAATGGTGGAAGGCATTCCTgccaaagaagaagagtggTGGCTCCAAGGACACCGCTTCATCCCAGACCTTTGGCCCAGACTTTGACCCTTTTGCACAGAAGCAAAAAGAGCCAGCAGCCCCCAAGTCCACCGCCGACCAGTCCCTGGCGTCTCATCAAGAGTCCAGCAAGAGCTCCAGCCTCTTCAACGATGACACCTATGACGACTCCCACCTGGAGTCTGTCTTCAACGAGCAGACGTGTCgcaggaacatgaatgtgtcaCGCTCAGGTCGATTTAAGGAGAAGCGGAGGGTGCGCTCGAGGCTTCCCatagagaagaaagagacagagagtgtggcATCAGGGAAAGACGACATACGGTGA